From the genome of Geoalkalibacter ferrihydriticus DSM 17813, one region includes:
- a CDS encoding glycosyltransferase family 4 protein → MKILLLSFYYSPDLSAGSFRTTALVHALLEQLPEGAEIDLITTLPNRYQSFSSEAPEEEAHDCLRIRRVKLPAHQSGMGDQTKAFMAFAKKVLELTRAEDYALVYGTSSRLMTAALSAYVARKKSARLYLDIRDIFVDTIKDVLPKKAALAAKPVFSGLERWTMNRADKINLVSAGFADYFQQRYPGKELSFFTNGIDDVFIAAGKEIHEGEPQRGAALQEPVTVLYAGNMGEGQGLHAIIPELANRLDGKVKFRLVGDGGRRARLEQRLAEFECRNVEVVPPVKREQLLVEYRNADILFLHLNDYDAFRKVLPSKLFEYAALGKPVWAGVAGYAAEFVQAEIGNAAVFDPCDVEAAVQSFDTLKLENVQRTGFIEKYARDNIMRTMAEDVLSLLRDRRH, encoded by the coding sequence ATGAAAATCCTGCTGTTGAGTTTTTACTATTCCCCCGACCTGTCCGCCGGGTCTTTTCGCACGACCGCCTTGGTCCACGCGCTCCTTGAGCAGTTGCCTGAAGGGGCGGAAATTGATCTGATTACCACCCTGCCCAATCGCTATCAGAGTTTTTCCAGTGAGGCTCCGGAAGAGGAGGCGCATGACTGTTTGAGAATTCGCCGGGTCAAACTGCCGGCGCATCAAAGCGGGATGGGCGATCAGACCAAGGCATTTATGGCATTTGCCAAGAAGGTTCTGGAGTTGACCCGTGCGGAGGATTACGCGCTGGTTTACGGAACTTCGTCACGTTTGATGACGGCGGCGCTCAGCGCCTATGTGGCGCGAAAAAAGAGTGCGCGCCTATATCTGGATATTCGCGACATTTTTGTCGATACAATCAAGGATGTTCTGCCAAAGAAAGCGGCGTTGGCCGCCAAACCGGTTTTCTCTGGGCTTGAACGCTGGACGATGAACCGCGCGGATAAAATCAACCTGGTCTCCGCCGGTTTTGCTGACTATTTCCAGCAGCGCTATCCGGGCAAGGAATTGTCATTTTTCACCAACGGCATCGATGACGTATTTATTGCTGCGGGGAAGGAAATCCATGAAGGTGAGCCCCAACGCGGTGCAGCACTCCAAGAGCCTGTCACGGTGCTTTATGCCGGCAATATGGGGGAAGGGCAGGGGTTGCATGCCATAATTCCCGAACTCGCCAATCGCTTGGATGGAAAAGTCAAATTCCGCTTGGTCGGCGATGGCGGTCGCCGGGCGCGACTTGAGCAGCGCTTGGCCGAGTTTGAGTGCCGCAACGTCGAAGTGGTGCCGCCCGTGAAGCGCGAGCAACTGCTGGTCGAATATCGCAACGCCGACATTTTGTTTCTGCATTTGAACGATTACGATGCCTTCCGCAAGGTGCTGCCGTCAAAGTTGTTTGAATACGCCGCGTTAGGCAAGCCGGTCTGGGCTGGGGTAGCAGGCTACGCCGCCGAGTTCGTCCAGGCCGAGATTGGCAATGCCGCAGTTTTTGACCCCTGCGATGTCGAAGCGGCGGTGCAGAGCTTTGATACGCTGAAACTCGAGAATGTCCAGCGTACGGGGTTTATTGAGAAATATGCCAGAGACAACATCATGCGGACCATGGCGGAAGATGTGCTATCACTTTTGCGTGATCGAAGGCATTAA
- a CDS encoding AbrB/MazE/SpoVT family DNA-binding domain-containing protein, protein MPTATSKITSKYQATIPDPVRKVLHLKAGGAIAFDIEDNQIRIRKARPIDFSFAKAREQTLSEWESATDEEAYRDL, encoded by the coding sequence ATGCCGACGGCGACGAGTAAAATCACATCCAAGTATCAAGCGACCATCCCGGACCCGGTGCGTAAAGTTCTGCACTTAAAAGCTGGAGGTGCCATTGCTTTTGACATTGAGGACAACCAGATTCGCATCAGAAAAGCGCGCCCCATAGACTTCTCCTTTGCCAAGGCACGCGAACAAACTCTCAGCGAATGGGAATCGGCCACAGATGAGGAGGCATATCGTGACCTTTAA
- the abiEi gene encoding type IV toxin-antitoxin system AbiEi family antitoxin: MQPIKQLSRILDNLADSENYLFALDDLRGALPDAGPGSFKALLSRAQKSGILKRVCKGIYLYQRINYPAGHILFHTAVKLRADAFNYLSLESVLSDAGVISQIPLNWITLMSSGRSHIVDCGEFGHIEYIHTKRKPDDVANQLTYDRECRLWRASVALALLDMKLTRRNTDLVDWSLANELV; the protein is encoded by the coding sequence ATGCAGCCGATAAAACAACTCAGCCGGATTCTGGACAACCTTGCCGATTCGGAGAATTATCTTTTTGCTCTGGATGATCTGCGTGGCGCATTGCCGGATGCCGGTCCGGGGTCATTCAAGGCGTTGCTAAGCCGCGCGCAAAAAAGCGGCATTCTCAAGCGGGTCTGTAAGGGGATCTATCTATATCAGCGTATCAACTACCCGGCAGGGCATATTCTGTTTCATACTGCTGTCAAACTACGCGCTGATGCTTTTAATTACTTAAGCCTTGAATCGGTGCTCAGCGATGCCGGGGTCATCTCCCAGATTCCTCTAAACTGGATTACTTTGATGTCGTCTGGGCGCAGCCACATTGTTGATTGTGGCGAATTCGGGCATATCGAATATATTCACACCAAACGCAAACCGGACGATGTTGCCAACCAGTTGACCTATGACAGGGAATGTCGCCTCTGGCGCGCCTCGGTGGCATTGGCTCTGCTCGACATGAAGCTGACTCGCCGCAATACCGACCTGGTGGATTGGAGTCTTGCCAATGAGCTTGTTTGA